The proteins below are encoded in one region of Fibrella aestuarina BUZ 2:
- a CDS encoding ABC transporter permease, producing MFTNYLKIALRTIWKQKAHSSINVIGLSVAFASAILLFLAAQFELSYDQFHQNRERIHRLSLKEVHTDRVEYGTNMPIPMMPMLRANYPGQIQYATRFEESDGQIVRNGRIWNGDVDYVDADFLRMFSFPMAKGDARTALNNLNDLVLNEQVAQAVFGENEPVGQLLSLNLNGVKKAFVVRGVMRNAPASSTLENEVLIRFENFPEYQSSRDQWNWRTHDVYVQLANGVRAETFEKQMVPFVKKQYAEDIAQARRQGAQPDERGEFVSLRLTNLSDVHFDRVNDHRAVDRTYPRVLLGVSLLIMLIAGINFVNLSIARSLNRAKEVGMRKALGALRQQIIGQFSGEALLICSIALITGLLLVVVLLPRYNAIFNGHLSFAQLQQPGIWLGLLVSFTLISLLTGVYPAWLASRFNAVEVLKGKVGRGGRVGGVRNTLIVLQFAVSVLLIGCTLVVWRQMNYLRDKPLGYDQTQVISIPVGYETNGYRLLTYLRNQLADQPQILDITGSDINLGRGKDGASSKSKYSFTLDEKKYQTNALNIDYDYVETLGLKLVAGRTLSRQFPSDSAKSCLINESMVRHMGVKDPIGMIIPIEGGKTVVGVVNDYHFASLHDQIEPITLFFNKPFGLSYIFVRVAATNPASTMALLERTYRTMAPNSQFQGSFLNENVNNQYKREQRLATVFVTAAWLAILLSCVGLFAIALISIQARTKEIGVRKVLGASVPNIVALLSKDFLKLVVIGIVIATPLAWWAMNQWLADFAYRIDVSWWVFALAGLLAIGIALLTVSFQSIKAALMNPVKSLRSE from the coding sequence ATGTTCACGAACTACCTTAAAATTGCCCTGCGGACGATCTGGAAGCAAAAGGCACACTCATCCATCAACGTAATTGGATTGTCGGTGGCCTTTGCCAGTGCTATTCTGCTGTTTCTGGCGGCTCAGTTCGAGTTGTCTTACGATCAGTTTCACCAGAACCGGGAACGGATTCACCGGCTATCGCTGAAGGAAGTACATACCGATCGGGTAGAGTACGGCACGAACATGCCCATACCGATGATGCCGATGTTGCGGGCCAATTACCCGGGCCAGATTCAGTACGCCACCCGCTTTGAGGAAAGCGACGGGCAGATTGTGCGAAACGGGCGCATCTGGAACGGCGATGTCGATTACGTAGACGCCGATTTCCTGCGGATGTTCTCGTTTCCAATGGCGAAAGGAGACGCCCGCACAGCGCTGAACAACCTGAACGATCTGGTCCTGAATGAGCAGGTTGCCCAGGCGGTTTTTGGAGAAAATGAACCGGTAGGACAGTTGCTGTCGCTGAACCTCAACGGGGTGAAGAAAGCCTTCGTGGTGCGGGGCGTAATGAGGAATGCACCGGCCAGCTCGACGCTGGAAAACGAGGTGCTGATCCGGTTTGAGAACTTTCCGGAATATCAGAGCAGTCGTGACCAGTGGAACTGGCGTACCCACGACGTGTACGTGCAATTGGCCAACGGCGTGCGAGCTGAAACGTTTGAAAAACAGATGGTCCCGTTCGTCAAAAAACAGTATGCGGAAGATATTGCTCAAGCCCGTCGCCAGGGTGCTCAGCCCGACGAACGGGGCGAATTCGTCAGCCTGCGCCTAACCAATCTGTCCGACGTTCATTTTGATCGGGTCAACGATCACCGGGCCGTCGACCGGACGTACCCACGTGTGTTGCTCGGCGTGAGCTTACTGATCATGCTGATTGCGGGCATCAACTTCGTGAACCTGTCGATTGCCCGTTCGCTCAACCGGGCCAAGGAAGTGGGAATGCGGAAGGCACTCGGCGCCCTGCGGCAACAGATCATCGGTCAGTTTAGCGGTGAGGCGTTGCTGATCTGTTCCATCGCGCTGATCACCGGGCTGCTGCTGGTGGTAGTCCTGCTCCCTCGGTACAACGCGATCTTCAATGGGCATTTGTCTTTTGCCCAACTCCAGCAGCCTGGTATATGGCTGGGGTTATTGGTGAGTTTTACGCTCATCAGTCTGCTAACGGGCGTATACCCGGCCTGGCTGGCATCGCGGTTCAACGCCGTGGAAGTGCTCAAAGGCAAAGTGGGCCGGGGCGGGCGCGTGGGCGGGGTACGTAACACGCTGATTGTCTTGCAGTTTGCTGTGTCTGTACTGCTCATCGGCTGCACGTTGGTGGTCTGGCGGCAGATGAACTACCTCCGCGACAAACCGCTGGGCTACGATCAGACCCAGGTTATCAGCATCCCCGTAGGCTACGAAACCAACGGCTACCGGCTGCTGACGTACCTGCGCAACCAACTGGCCGATCAGCCGCAGATTCTGGACATCACAGGGAGCGATATAAACCTGGGCCGAGGTAAGGATGGGGCAAGCTCTAAATCGAAATACAGCTTCACCCTCGACGAGAAGAAATACCAGACCAACGCGCTGAACATCGACTATGACTACGTGGAAACGCTGGGACTGAAACTAGTGGCCGGTCGGACGCTGTCGCGGCAGTTTCCGAGCGATTCGGCCAAATCGTGTCTGATCAACGAGTCGATGGTCCGGCATATGGGCGTGAAGGATCCCATCGGCATGATCATCCCGATCGAGGGCGGTAAAACGGTCGTCGGGGTGGTCAACGATTACCATTTCGCGTCGCTCCACGATCAGATTGAACCAATAACCCTCTTCTTCAACAAGCCATTCGGACTGTCGTACATCTTCGTGCGGGTCGCCGCGACCAATCCCGCGTCCACGATGGCCCTGCTCGAACGTACCTACCGAACGATGGCCCCCAACTCACAGTTTCAGGGGTCGTTTCTGAATGAGAATGTCAACAACCAATACAAACGGGAGCAGCGGCTGGCCACCGTGTTTGTGACGGCAGCCTGGCTGGCTATTCTGCTTTCGTGCGTGGGCCTGTTTGCCATTGCGCTCATCAGCATTCAGGCTCGGACCAAGGAAATCGGCGTCCGTAAAGTGTTGGGAGCCAGTGTGCCTAATATCGTAGCCCTGCTGAGTAAAGACTTTCTGAAACTGGTTGTCATTGGCATTGTCATCGCTACGCCGCTCGCCTGGTGGGCTATGAATCAGTGGCTGGCCGACTTCGCCTACCGCATCGACGTGTCGTGGTGGGTATTTGCGCTGGCGGGTCTGCTGGCGATTGGCATCGCTTTGCTGACGGTGAGCTTTCAGAGTATCAAAGCCGCCCTGATGAATCCGGTCAAATCGCTCCGCAGCGAGTAA
- a CDS encoding ABC transporter permease produces MFSNYLKIAWRSLLKNRLFTLLNSLGLAIGLAVALMLLLYATDELAFDKHHRNADRIARVNLNVSFDGQTQQWGNAPNMVGPTMKAQLPGVENQVRLLRHNFGQTAFVNSANREFAETKLYWADSTLFSVFDVPLLLGNPATALAGPNRVVVSQNTAHRYFGTQNPLGKILDVDHKHPLEITGVYPDLPATSSLDADLIGSFASVKWASEPSSQSWSNASFETYLLLRPNANVAQLERQMEAIVAKNVPKDNRFYSLYLQPLADIHLHSANLNNVSSTRIGDARQVTILLLLAVVVLLIACINYMNLTTAQAQVRAKEVGINKVVGATRSQLIGRFYAETVLVVLVSLLLGIGVVIACLPLFNNIADKSLSVWTLLTPRMLLSLLGLGVGISLLAGLYPAFVLSGFSVRGLLQSSFRAGSGGGFLRRSLVVTQFVASLVLIISTLLFYRQLQFIQHRKLGYNPTQVVAITTAAAQNPDQVQALSNDLRALSSVDDISRVQVYPGGGGSGRSLSKPLDDGSQLQITSNRANSTFIKVLGLKLLAGKTLPAAKSDQPDTDNETDTTIQVVLNKTAVDFLGYTPEQAIGKIAPGLFENRAEIVGVVDDFHFESLHKPIGAYAFHNANTERRSYMLAKVRTQNLPETMRQLEATYRKNLPNSAFEFTFLDTYLNTLYRSEQRMAQVVLIFAGLAILIACLGLFGLATFTAEQRTKEIGVRKVLGASVGSIVALLSKDFLKLVLIAIVLAIPLAWWAISSWLADFAYRIDIEWWVFAGAGALVVFIALLTVSFQSIKAALMNPIQSLRSE; encoded by the coding sequence ATGTTCAGCAACTATCTGAAAATCGCCTGGCGGAGTTTGCTCAAAAACCGCCTGTTTACGCTGCTCAATAGTCTCGGTTTGGCCATCGGTCTGGCCGTGGCGCTCATGCTGCTGCTCTACGCGACCGATGAGCTGGCGTTCGACAAACACCACCGTAACGCCGACCGGATCGCGCGCGTGAACCTCAACGTATCGTTCGACGGACAAACCCAGCAATGGGGCAACGCGCCCAATATGGTTGGCCCGACGATGAAGGCGCAACTGCCGGGGGTTGAGAATCAGGTGCGGTTGCTGCGGCATAACTTCGGCCAGACGGCGTTCGTCAATTCGGCAAATCGGGAGTTTGCCGAAACCAAACTGTACTGGGCCGATAGCACGCTGTTCAGCGTGTTCGATGTACCGTTGTTGTTGGGAAACCCCGCTACGGCGCTGGCTGGCCCCAACCGGGTGGTGGTGAGCCAAAACACCGCCCACCGCTATTTCGGTACGCAGAATCCGCTGGGCAAAATCCTCGACGTCGACCATAAGCATCCGCTTGAAATAACCGGCGTGTATCCCGATCTGCCCGCTACCTCGTCGCTCGATGCCGACCTGATTGGCTCGTTTGCGAGTGTCAAATGGGCGAGTGAGCCCAGCAGCCAGAGCTGGAGCAATGCCAGTTTTGAGACGTACCTGCTGCTTCGCCCCAACGCAAACGTGGCCCAACTGGAGCGGCAGATGGAAGCGATCGTGGCGAAGAACGTGCCCAAAGACAACCGGTTCTATAGCCTGTACCTGCAACCCCTGGCCGACATTCATCTCCACTCAGCCAACCTTAACAACGTGAGCAGTACCCGCATCGGCGACGCCCGACAGGTAACGATATTGCTATTGCTGGCCGTGGTGGTGCTGTTGATTGCCTGCATCAATTACATGAACCTGACCACGGCACAGGCGCAGGTTCGGGCCAAAGAGGTAGGTATCAACAAAGTGGTAGGGGCCACACGCTCCCAACTGATCGGACGGTTCTACGCCGAAACGGTGCTGGTCGTGCTGGTGTCGCTGCTGCTGGGTATCGGCGTGGTGATTGCCTGCCTGCCGCTGTTTAACAATATCGCCGACAAATCCTTGTCCGTCTGGACGTTACTAACGCCCCGCATGCTGCTGAGCCTGCTGGGGCTGGGCGTTGGCATCTCGCTGTTGGCGGGCTTGTACCCGGCGTTTGTGCTCTCGGGCTTTTCGGTTCGTGGGCTGTTGCAATCGTCGTTCCGGGCGGGGTCGGGCGGCGGCTTCCTGCGCCGGTCACTGGTGGTGACGCAGTTTGTGGCGTCGCTGGTGCTGATCATCAGTACGCTGCTGTTCTACCGGCAGTTGCAGTTTATCCAGCATCGAAAACTAGGCTATAATCCTACGCAGGTGGTGGCGATCACGACGGCCGCCGCCCAGAACCCCGATCAGGTGCAGGCGTTGAGCAATGACCTCCGGGCGCTGAGCAGCGTCGACGACATCAGTCGGGTGCAGGTGTATCCGGGTGGTGGTGGCAGCGGCCGCAGCCTGTCGAAACCACTCGATGATGGCAGCCAACTGCAAATCACTTCCAACCGGGCCAACTCGACGTTTATCAAGGTGTTGGGGCTGAAACTGCTGGCGGGCAAAACGCTGCCAGCCGCCAAGTCAGACCAGCCCGATACCGACAACGAAACCGACACAACCATACAGGTGGTGCTGAACAAAACGGCCGTCGATTTTCTGGGCTACACGCCCGAGCAGGCCATTGGCAAGATTGCGCCGGGTTTGTTTGAAAATCGCGCCGAGATTGTGGGTGTGGTCGACGATTTTCACTTCGAATCGCTGCACAAGCCCATCGGCGCGTACGCGTTTCACAATGCCAACACCGAGCGGCGCTCGTATATGCTGGCGAAGGTACGTACCCAGAACCTGCCCGAAACCATGCGGCAACTGGAAGCTACCTACCGCAAAAACCTGCCAAACTCCGCCTTTGAATTCACCTTCCTCGACACGTACCTGAACACGCTCTACCGCAGCGAGCAGCGCATGGCGCAGGTGGTGTTGATCTTCGCCGGGTTGGCCATTCTGATCGCCTGTCTGGGCCTGTTCGGGCTGGCGACCTTCACTGCTGAGCAACGCACGAAGGAGATTGGTGTGCGCAAAGTGCTCGGGGCCAGCGTGGGCAGCATCGTCGCCCTGCTGAGCAAAGATTTCCTCAAACTGGTACTGATTGCCATCGTGCTGGCGATACCGCTGGCGTGGTGGGCCATATCAAGCTGGCTGGCCGATTTTGCCTATCGCATCGATATCGAATGGTGGGTGTTTGCCGGGGCCGGCGCGTTGGTCGTCTTCATCGCCCTGCTGACGGTGAGCTTCCAAAGCATCAAAGCCGCCCTGATGAACCCGATCCAATCGTTACGTTCCGAGTAA
- a CDS encoding M56 family metallopeptidase has product MTTYLLESALSLLLLLGFYQLFLENQPIHRLKRVYLLGTLGVAFVAPLLTIEVPVPQPITPPSAVALFLPAENVPGQTTVVTEVTAAPVTYWLWLYAAGTLLMLVRFARNLYQIAAQVRRYAPQPFRGVWLVPLPTDVLPHTFLRYLFVSKAALEQGTLEPELLTHELAHIRQRHSLDVLLIELVLCFGWFNPLLIWLKRAMQRNHEFLADEAVNAAFGNVPGYQHLLLTKLTRATTLPALVSTLTFQTTKQRLLMMTKHASPARTWFAGGTIALVFGIATLLVTTTASTPASSTDPVGQRGDLPAKTTDEGLDLSRLPQFPPATNRQIAEVERWFSQVMVAVPDSSAPDKWVRRKYADLTQNEKRYVVCPLPERPKAISPVYLNDYKNKAKYDPIHVDGQEVKDFAANKLTADDIAFYQLSPYGEGANEKTAVFLYTRAGFEVYKKRQEANPLVFVKVTKW; this is encoded by the coding sequence ATGACGACCTACCTGCTCGAATCGGCTCTGAGTTTGTTGCTGCTGCTGGGCTTCTACCAGTTGTTTCTGGAAAATCAGCCAATACACCGGCTCAAGCGGGTCTATCTGCTGGGTACGTTGGGGGTTGCGTTTGTGGCGCCCCTGCTGACGATCGAGGTTCCCGTGCCTCAACCAATCACGCCGCCATCAGCCGTGGCGCTGTTTCTGCCTGCTGAAAACGTACCCGGCCAAACTACCGTTGTTACCGAAGTTACCGCTGCACCCGTGACCTACTGGCTCTGGCTCTATGCAGCCGGTACATTACTGATGCTCGTTCGGTTTGCCCGGAACCTGTACCAGATCGCCGCGCAGGTACGTCGGTATGCTCCTCAACCGTTTCGAGGTGTTTGGCTGGTGCCGTTACCCACTGACGTGCTCCCCCATACGTTTCTGCGCTACCTGTTTGTCTCGAAAGCAGCGCTGGAACAAGGTACGCTTGAACCCGAACTGCTCACCCACGAACTGGCGCACATCCGGCAGCGCCACTCGCTCGACGTCCTGCTGATTGAGCTGGTCCTGTGTTTCGGCTGGTTCAACCCGCTACTGATCTGGCTGAAGCGGGCCATGCAGCGCAACCACGAATTTCTGGCCGACGAAGCCGTCAATGCCGCTTTCGGTAACGTACCTGGCTACCAGCATCTGCTGCTTACCAAACTAACCCGCGCCACCACCCTGCCTGCGCTGGTGAGTACGCTGACTTTTCAAACCACAAAACAACGCCTGCTCATGATGACCAAACACGCATCGCCCGCCCGCACCTGGTTTGCCGGGGGGACCATCGCCCTTGTTTTCGGAATTGCCACGCTGCTGGTAACCACAACGGCATCTACGCCAGCCTCGTCTACGGACCCTGTGGGTCAACGGGGCGATTTGCCCGCTAAAACGACCGACGAAGGGCTGGACCTCAGCCGGTTGCCGCAATTTCCACCCGCTACCAACCGGCAGATTGCGGAAGTAGAGCGCTGGTTTAGTCAGGTTATGGTGGCTGTTCCTGATTCATCCGCGCCCGACAAGTGGGTTCGCCGGAAATACGCCGATCTCACGCAAAACGAGAAACGGTACGTTGTCTGTCCGCTGCCCGAGCGGCCCAAAGCCATCTCGCCCGTTTACCTCAACGACTATAAAAACAAAGCCAAATATGATCCCATCCATGTGGATGGACAGGAAGTTAAAGACTTTGCTGCCAACAAATTGACCGCTGATGATATTGCCTTCTACCAGCTTTCACCATATGGGGAGGGGGCGAACGAGAAAACGGCGGTTTTTCTCTATACGCGAGCCGGCTTCGAAGTCTACAAAAAGAGACAGGAAGCGAACCCACTCGTTTTCGTCAAAGTAACCAAGTGGTAG
- a CDS encoding BlaI/MecI/CopY family transcriptional regulator: MKLAATEETLMQHLWTLETAYMKDLLDAYDDPKPATTTVATLLKRLIDKGAVAYRERGSTREYYALISREAYFANHVNGLIKNFFNNSAAQFASFFTKETNLSADELTELRRLIDEQIDRKKP; encoded by the coding sequence ATGAAGCTGGCCGCCACTGAAGAAACGTTGATGCAACACCTCTGGACGCTGGAAACGGCGTACATGAAAGACCTGCTCGACGCCTACGATGATCCCAAACCCGCCACCACGACGGTTGCCACCCTGCTGAAGCGCCTGATCGACAAGGGAGCGGTGGCGTACCGCGAACGGGGCAGCACCCGCGAGTATTACGCGCTCATCAGTCGCGAGGCGTATTTCGCCAACCATGTCAACGGCCTGATCAAGAATTTCTTCAATAATTCGGCGGCTCAGTTTGCTTCGTTCTTCACCAAAGAGACCAATCTCTCTGCCGACGAGCTAACCGAACTGCGCCGCCTGATTGACGAACAAATCGACCGGAAAAAGCCATGA
- a CDS encoding winged helix-turn-helix domain-containing protein — translation MQVRSQSWVVLGTVISLLLALGGLFVRSVTPAAGEEPRRQADKINLALRRTAHHLLRASGDSTSRIPAVQQLNANTYRLQLNHAFNYDTLPALLQQSLQQHHIATPYDVAVLDCGTQQLQLGYSVSDLIDSNTVACSGRSMAAGCYVLQLTFAAPITSQVSYWPVLAVISLLAGLMVVTWRRPAATLVAAPAEAETATPKLHFGRSVLDINGQTLLAGETTHTLTYRETKLLRLLASHPNQVLERNQILKLVWEDEGIIVGRSVDVFISRLRKLLSTDATLRIGTIHGVGYRLEVLQS, via the coding sequence ATGCAAGTACGTTCACAATCATGGGTGGTGTTGGGCACGGTCATTAGTCTGTTGCTGGCGTTGGGGGGGCTCTTCGTGCGGTCGGTGACGCCTGCCGCCGGCGAAGAGCCCCGGCGGCAGGCCGACAAGATCAATCTGGCCCTCCGCCGCACGGCCCACCACCTGCTGCGGGCCTCAGGCGACTCGACATCGCGCATTCCGGCGGTGCAGCAACTCAACGCCAATACCTACCGCCTTCAACTCAATCACGCGTTCAACTACGATACGCTACCTGCCCTGCTGCAACAATCCCTGCAACAGCACCACATTGCCACACCCTACGACGTGGCCGTGCTGGACTGCGGCACCCAACAGCTGCAACTGGGGTATTCGGTCAGCGACCTGATCGATTCAAACACCGTGGCCTGTAGCGGTCGGTCGATGGCCGCCGGATGTTATGTGCTACAGCTTACGTTTGCCGCGCCAATCACGTCGCAGGTCAGCTACTGGCCCGTTCTGGCCGTGATCAGCCTGCTGGCAGGGCTGATGGTGGTGACCTGGCGACGCCCCGCAGCCACACTCGTAGCGGCCCCGGCCGAAGCCGAGACTGCCACCCCGAAACTTCATTTTGGCCGCTCTGTGCTTGACATCAACGGGCAGACGCTACTGGCTGGCGAGACGACCCACACCCTCACGTACCGGGAAACCAAACTGCTGCGCCTGCTGGCCAGCCACCCCAATCAGGTGCTGGAACGAAACCAGATACTCAAACTGGTCTGGGAAGACGAAGGCATTATCGTGGGCCGGAGCGTCGACGTGTTTATCTCGCGCCTTCGGAAGCTGCTCAGCACCGATGCCACCCTGCGCATTGGCACGATCCATGGCGTCGGTTACCGGCTGGAAGTGCTTCAATCCTGA
- a CDS encoding xanthine dehydrogenase family protein molybdopterin-binding subunit: MAKKLIGDPIDRIDGKQKITGSARYSADIKPPRLVHGVLVMSTVANGRIQKIDISATMNVPGVVAVMSHENAPKPGGLDKNKPSETATDRVMHLFQDNLVHYNNQPIAMVLAETLEAATEGAERVQVTYNTDAVKPLLPANQNKAERPERLPRVDDQVDTKRGDYKAGMAAAATRFEQTYLTPTQVHNALEPHALVAVWEPDGKLTLYNATQGISGCQKRIAELFGMPKADVRVVTQYLGGGFGSKGTTWSHVMLAPMAAKLVSRPVKLVLKREQMFGMVGSRSATVQQLTFGADKEGKLTASGHFSITQTSDFDEFAEPSGTITRMLYACPNQETTHRFIRANIGTPSPMRAPGEAPGVFALECAIDEMAEQVKMDPLEFRLKNYAEVDPNKNLPFSSKSLRACYQQGAERFGWSKRSPQPRSMRDGNYLVGMGMGTTTYPMNRGESNALVRLMPDGRVQVETGTQDIGTGTFTIVNQIAAEVLGLTPDKVTLSAGDSRYPEAVGSGGSRSTSSTGSAVTQAAKEVLNKAREMAFKDKKSPLYNVAEAEIVAENGRLQLRTDPKKGETFASLLKRNGSKPIEAKVQSKQGDEKEKYSFFAFGSVFAEVRVDEALGEIQVTRLLGTYAAGKIINLKTATSQVLGGMVWGLSMALHEEAKFDPRTNRIMNPNLAEYHVPVNADIRSIEGYFIEEDDDVVNPAGVKGIGEIGIVGTVSAIANAIYHATGKRHRAIPITVDNVLV, translated from the coding sequence ATGGCTAAGAAACTCATTGGCGACCCGATCGATCGGATTGACGGGAAGCAGAAAATAACCGGATCGGCCCGGTATTCCGCCGATATCAAACCACCCCGACTGGTGCATGGTGTGCTGGTCATGAGCACCGTAGCGAACGGCCGCATTCAGAAAATCGACATCAGCGCGACGATGAACGTACCTGGCGTGGTGGCGGTGATGTCGCACGAAAACGCGCCGAAACCGGGTGGGCTGGATAAAAACAAACCCTCCGAAACGGCGACCGACCGGGTCATGCATCTCTTTCAGGATAACCTGGTGCATTACAATAATCAGCCGATTGCGATGGTGCTGGCCGAAACGCTGGAAGCCGCTACGGAAGGGGCCGAGCGCGTGCAGGTAACCTACAATACCGATGCTGTAAAACCCTTACTACCAGCTAACCAGAACAAGGCCGAGCGCCCCGAACGCCTGCCCCGCGTGGATGACCAGGTCGATACCAAACGGGGTGATTACAAAGCGGGCATGGCTGCGGCCGCTACGCGCTTCGAGCAAACGTACCTGACGCCCACGCAGGTACACAACGCCCTTGAACCCCATGCGCTCGTGGCGGTCTGGGAGCCCGACGGCAAACTGACGCTCTATAATGCCACACAGGGCATCTCGGGTTGCCAGAAACGTATCGCCGAGCTGTTCGGCATGCCCAAAGCCGACGTGCGCGTGGTGACGCAGTACCTCGGGGGCGGGTTTGGTAGCAAAGGCACCACCTGGTCACACGTGATGCTGGCACCGATGGCCGCCAAACTCGTGAGCCGTCCGGTCAAACTAGTGCTGAAACGTGAGCAGATGTTCGGGATGGTCGGGTCGCGGTCGGCGACGGTACAGCAACTGACATTCGGCGCCGACAAAGAAGGCAAGCTGACGGCATCGGGGCATTTCTCGATTACGCAGACGTCGGATTTCGATGAGTTTGCCGAGCCGTCGGGCACCATCACGCGCATGCTCTACGCCTGCCCCAATCAGGAAACGACGCACCGGTTTATCCGCGCCAACATCGGGACGCCTTCGCCCATGCGGGCCCCCGGCGAAGCGCCCGGTGTGTTTGCCCTGGAATGCGCCATCGACGAAATGGCCGAGCAGGTGAAGATGGACCCACTCGAATTCCGCCTGAAAAACTACGCCGAGGTCGACCCTAACAAAAACCTGCCGTTTTCGAGTAAAAGCCTGCGCGCTTGCTACCAACAGGGAGCCGAACGCTTCGGCTGGTCGAAACGCTCGCCCCAACCCCGCAGCATGCGCGACGGGAACTACCTCGTCGGAATGGGGATGGGCACCACCACGTACCCCATGAACCGGGGCGAGTCGAACGCGCTGGTCCGATTGATGCCCGATGGGCGTGTGCAGGTCGAAACCGGCACGCAGGACATCGGTACCGGTACGTTCACCATCGTCAACCAGATCGCCGCAGAGGTGCTGGGCCTCACACCCGATAAAGTGACCCTCAGCGCGGGCGACAGCCGTTACCCCGAGGCCGTTGGGTCGGGTGGATCGCGCAGCACGTCGAGCACGGGCTCCGCCGTAACGCAGGCTGCCAAAGAGGTGCTGAATAAGGCGCGCGAAATGGCGTTCAAGGATAAAAAATCACCCTTGTACAACGTAGCCGAGGCTGAGATTGTGGCTGAGAATGGTCGGCTCCAACTACGCACCGACCCTAAAAAAGGCGAGACATTCGCGAGCCTGCTGAAACGGAACGGCTCGAAACCAATCGAAGCCAAGGTGCAATCGAAGCAGGGCGACGAGAAGGAGAAGTATTCGTTTTTCGCGTTCGGTTCTGTCTTTGCCGAAGTACGTGTCGACGAAGCGCTGGGCGAAATTCAGGTCACGCGCCTGCTGGGTACGTATGCGGCGGGTAAAATCATCAACCTAAAAACGGCCACCAGTCAAGTGCTGGGCGGAATGGTGTGGGGGCTCAGTATGGCGCTGCACGAGGAAGCCAAATTCGACCCGCGCACCAACCGCATCATGAACCCCAATCTGGCCGAGTACCACGTACCGGTCAACGCCGATATCCGGTCGATCGAAGGGTATTTTATTGAGGAAGATGACGACGTCGTGAACCCGGCAGGGGTGAAGGGCATCGGCGAAATCGGAATCGTCGGCACGGTATCAGCCATTGCCAATGCGATTTACCACGCTACCGGCAAGCGCCACCGCGCCATACCCATCACGGTTGACAACGTGTTGGTGTAG
- a CDS encoding FAD binding domain-containing protein, with translation MKAFDYVQANQPADALRLISAAPATRFIAGGTNLVDLMKYGIESPDTLVDISRLPLAQIQANQTGLRIGALARNSDVAANALVQKQFPLLSEALLAGASPQLRNQATMGGNLLQRTRCYYFYDPSQPCNKRAPGSGCGAIGGQNRIHAILGANEGAGRDKQCIATNPSDMNVALSALGAVVQLSGPAGTRSVPLIDFHRLPGDAPQRDTVLEPNELITAIDLPTPKLTGKSHYLKVRDRASYAFALVSVATRMAVENGIIRDVRIALGGVAHKPWRMPEVEQQLIGKRADEATFRAAAQQLLAGAKPHEHNAFKIRLAENSIVRALTMVSS, from the coding sequence ATGAAGGCCTTCGACTACGTACAGGCCAATCAGCCTGCCGACGCGCTCCGGCTCATCAGCGCCGCGCCCGCTACCCGTTTCATTGCGGGCGGCACCAACCTGGTCGACCTGATGAAATACGGGATCGAAAGCCCGGATACGCTGGTCGACATTAGCCGTCTGCCGCTGGCGCAGATTCAGGCCAACCAAACAGGTTTGCGCATCGGCGCGCTGGCCCGAAACAGCGACGTCGCCGCCAATGCGCTGGTGCAAAAGCAGTTTCCGCTGCTGTCAGAGGCGCTGCTGGCGGGGGCCTCGCCGCAACTGCGCAACCAGGCGACTATGGGCGGCAACCTGTTGCAACGTACCCGCTGCTACTATTTCTACGACCCCAGCCAGCCCTGCAACAAGCGGGCACCCGGCTCGGGATGTGGAGCCATTGGCGGTCAAAACCGCATCCACGCCATTCTGGGCGCTAACGAAGGGGCGGGGCGCGACAAGCAGTGCATCGCCACTAACCCCAGCGACATGAACGTGGCCTTGAGCGCGCTGGGGGCCGTGGTGCAGCTATCGGGGCCAGCCGGAACGCGCTCGGTGCCGCTGATTGACTTTCACCGGCTGCCCGGCGACGCCCCTCAGCGCGACACCGTGCTCGAACCCAATGAACTGATTACGGCCATCGACCTGCCTACGCCCAAACTGACCGGGAAATCGCATTACCTGAAAGTCCGCGACCGGGCGTCGTATGCCTTCGCGCTGGTGTCGGTCGCGACGCGCATGGCGGTGGAAAACGGCATCATCCGCGACGTGCGCATTGCCCTGGGGGGCGTGGCCCACAAACCCTGGCGCATGCCCGAAGTAGAGCAACAGCTGATCGGCAAACGGGCTGACGAAGCCACGTTCCGCGCGGCTGCCCAGCAACTGCTGGCCGGCGCCAAACCGCACGAGCACAACGCGTTCAAAATCAGGCTGGCCGAAAACAGCATCGTTCGGGCTTTAACGATGGTTAGTAGCTAG